One stretch of Streptomyces sp. NBC_01363 DNA includes these proteins:
- a CDS encoding non-ribosomal peptide synthetase — MADRFGALGREQRVRLMRRLLEAGRAREIPAVIPPRDPARRVPLSPAQHDLWVYDSLYPGTPALNLCAAYHFERAVDPAHLEASLTLIQRHHDILRTRIVTDPSGELHVEFGDDGTFDLEREDLRGTGRTIDEAFETFRSRPFDLGRDKLIRARFVQVDERRSTLMLSLHHTISDWWSFDVLQNEFAQAYGALRDGLEPPLTRPAVQYADFSSWQSELEESGVFASRLDFWRRYLTDPPGPLTVPGSTASVTEGDGIAQVPFHIDAPTTAAVRALARERGASVYVVLMAAFAVLAHRVSGADDLVIGTPIANRAAKGLDQVIGYVMNAVPTRWNVTPERSFADVLAGFAVDFPDLMANSDVPVGRIVSAAAPERSAGRAPLYQWVFMHLTQQPSVSVMKEFAEPERIHTGGEHDLVGVVKDSGDGMEGSFGLRTDVFGPATVARWTQCYVELLRQITADPTALVGDIDLVPPAMRDQLLAGSAGPTAPAPLTLPELVARQAVRTPDAPAVESPGQTLSYARLDDRVARLAGRLVQLGAGPGRVVALALARGSDWPVAALAVQRAGAAYLPLDPAHPAERIRRVLAEAAPVLLVTEPGATPLETGLPVLVLDEDAWAGEPLPPGGPEPFDAAHVIHTSGSTGTPKGVVVTHAGVAALTRTLVDGIGLDADSRVLQLGPPSFDISVGELCLAFGSGGTLVLPPPGPLVGEALGTVLTERRISCAFVPPSVLATVPAGPHPDLRALVVGAEACPPELVARWAAAGRRFHNAYGPTESTVVSTVSGPLEADGTVPPIGTPVAGTIAYVLDERLRPVPAGAGGELYLAGAALARGYLGRAALTAERFVADPYGPPGSRMYRTGDLAHRDDSGSTYYLGRGDEQVKLRGLRIEPGEIAAALAEHPTVERAVAVVRHDRGDSAQLVAYAVPAPGAEIDEDALLLHASGRLPAAMVPAAVVALDALPLSSHGKLDRAALPAPAARTADTVRLPGSAREEILCGLFAELLGLEQAGADDDFFRLGGDSIMAIQLAARARAAGLVLSPHDVFTVRTPARLAVLARTPDVDAPAQEDTGTGRLPLTPVMHWWREQVRDTATFTQSMLFPLAPGTGLAAIEEAVSVLVERHAALRMRLVREDDTGWELQVPEESAPADAAAVRVAVPADTDLHSRATELARTITLRPEHGEMVRAVWLDPGPGRPGALLLTVHHLAVDGFSWRVLGEELAAALDHRSEGDAAPAKTASFTRWSRLLSQEAGLRLDELPWWKRQLADDTARLADGRGADGQRETLTFDLDPGLTRSVLLTLPGTFNCRPDAVMLTALTAAAVQRRGTGSALLVHLEGHGREVVSAQVDVSGTVGWFTTQYPVRLDIGAASVAPGGQPGEALKCVKEQLRAVPSGGLGWGLLRYLNPETGPALAALPVPDVRFNYLGRFGAGDAAGGRLLEPGPDAVPLAHTLEVDVLAREENGEPVLEASFSYPSGVFTEDEVRALAGAWSEALGVLADTCGPDGGAVHAPSDFPLVDLTGDQLELLGQDMDFGDLDAGFDGAGSADDAGERR; from the coding sequence ATGGCCGACCGGTTCGGCGCACTCGGCAGGGAGCAGCGGGTCCGCCTGATGCGTCGTCTGCTGGAGGCGGGACGGGCCCGCGAGATACCCGCCGTCATACCGCCGCGCGACCCGGCCCGCCGGGTGCCGCTGAGCCCCGCACAGCACGACCTGTGGGTGTACGACTCGCTGTATCCCGGTACCCCCGCGCTCAACCTGTGCGCCGCCTACCACTTCGAGCGGGCCGTCGACCCGGCGCATCTGGAGGCGTCGCTGACGCTGATCCAGCGTCACCACGACATCCTGCGGACCCGGATCGTGACGGACCCGTCGGGCGAGCTGCATGTCGAGTTCGGCGACGACGGGACCTTCGATCTGGAGCGCGAGGATCTGCGGGGCACCGGCAGGACGATCGACGAGGCCTTCGAAACCTTCCGCAGCCGTCCCTTCGACCTCGGCCGGGACAAACTGATCCGGGCCCGGTTCGTCCAGGTCGACGAACGACGTTCCACCCTGATGCTGAGTCTGCACCACACCATCAGCGACTGGTGGTCGTTCGACGTGCTGCAGAACGAGTTCGCGCAGGCGTACGGCGCCCTGCGCGACGGCCTGGAGCCGCCCCTCACCCGGCCGGCCGTCCAGTACGCCGACTTCTCCTCCTGGCAGAGCGAGTTGGAAGAGTCCGGGGTCTTCGCCAGCCGGCTCGACTTCTGGCGGCGCTATCTCACCGACCCGCCCGGCCCGCTCACCGTGCCGGGCTCCACCGCCTCCGTCACCGAGGGCGACGGCATCGCGCAGGTCCCCTTCCACATCGACGCGCCGACCACCGCCGCCGTGCGGGCCCTGGCCCGGGAGCGCGGTGCCTCCGTCTACGTCGTCCTCATGGCCGCCTTCGCCGTCCTGGCGCACCGGGTCAGCGGCGCCGACGACCTGGTGATCGGCACCCCCATCGCCAACCGCGCGGCCAAGGGCCTGGACCAGGTCATCGGGTACGTCATGAATGCCGTGCCGACCCGCTGGAACGTGACTCCGGAGCGGTCCTTCGCCGACGTGCTCGCCGGGTTCGCCGTCGATTTCCCGGATCTGATGGCCAACTCGGACGTGCCGGTCGGCCGGATCGTGTCGGCCGCCGCGCCCGAGCGCAGCGCGGGCCGGGCCCCGCTGTACCAGTGGGTGTTCATGCACCTGACGCAGCAGCCGAGCGTCTCGGTGATGAAGGAGTTCGCGGAGCCCGAGCGCATCCACACCGGCGGCGAGCACGACCTCGTCGGCGTGGTGAAGGACAGCGGTGACGGCATGGAGGGCAGCTTCGGGCTGCGCACCGATGTCTTCGGCCCCGCGACGGTGGCCCGCTGGACGCAGTGCTACGTCGAGCTCCTGCGGCAGATCACCGCCGACCCCACCGCGCTCGTCGGGGACATCGACCTGGTGCCCCCGGCCATGCGCGATCAGCTGCTCGCCGGATCCGCCGGGCCCACCGCCCCCGCCCCCCTCACGCTGCCCGAGCTGGTGGCCCGGCAGGCGGTCCGCACACCGGACGCACCGGCCGTCGAGTCCCCGGGACAGACCCTGAGCTACGCCCGGCTCGACGACCGGGTGGCCCGGTTGGCGGGCAGGCTGGTGCAACTCGGGGCCGGCCCCGGGCGGGTCGTGGCCCTCGCCCTCGCCCGCGGCAGTGACTGGCCGGTGGCGGCGCTGGCCGTCCAGCGCGCCGGCGCCGCCTATCTGCCCCTCGACCCCGCCCACCCGGCCGAGCGGATCCGCCGGGTCCTGGCCGAGGCCGCGCCCGTGCTCCTCGTCACCGAGCCGGGCGCCACGCCCCTGGAGACAGGTCTCCCGGTCCTGGTCCTCGACGAGGACGCCTGGGCCGGGGAACCGCTGCCGCCGGGTGGCCCGGAACCCTTCGATGCCGCCCACGTCATCCACACCTCCGGCTCCACAGGCACCCCGAAGGGCGTGGTGGTCACCCATGCCGGGGTGGCCGCGCTCACCCGGACCCTGGTGGACGGCATCGGGCTGGACGCCGACAGCCGGGTGCTCCAGCTCGGGCCGCCCTCGTTCGACATCTCCGTCGGCGAGTTGTGCCTGGCCTTCGGCTCGGGCGGAACCCTGGTGCTGCCGCCCCCGGGTCCGCTCGTGGGCGAGGCCCTCGGGACGGTTCTGACCGAGCGGCGGATCTCCTGCGCGTTCGTCCCGCCGTCCGTGCTCGCGACCGTACCGGCCGGACCGCATCCGGATCTGCGTGCCCTCGTCGTCGGCGCGGAGGCCTGCCCGCCGGAGCTGGTGGCCCGCTGGGCCGCCGCGGGGCGACGCTTCCACAACGCCTACGGGCCCACCGAGTCGACCGTCGTCTCCACCGTCTCCGGGCCGCTGGAAGCCGACGGCACGGTGCCGCCCATCGGCACACCGGTGGCGGGCACCATCGCCTATGTCCTCGACGAGCGGCTCCGGCCGGTGCCGGCCGGCGCAGGCGGTGAGCTGTACCTGGCGGGTGCCGCGCTCGCCCGTGGCTACCTGGGACGTGCCGCGCTCACCGCCGAGCGGTTCGTCGCCGACCCCTACGGTCCGCCCGGCAGCCGCATGTACCGCACCGGCGACCTCGCCCACCGCGACGACAGCGGCAGCACGTACTACCTCGGGCGCGGCGACGAGCAGGTGAAGCTGCGCGGGCTGCGGATCGAACCGGGTGAGATCGCCGCCGCGCTCGCCGAACACCCCACCGTGGAACGGGCGGTGGCCGTCGTACGGCACGACCGGGGCGACAGCGCGCAGCTCGTCGCGTACGCGGTGCCCGCGCCGGGAGCGGAGATCGACGAGGACGCGCTGCTCCTGCACGCCTCCGGGCGCCTGCCCGCGGCCATGGTCCCGGCCGCCGTGGTGGCCCTGGACGCGCTGCCGTTGTCGTCCCACGGCAAGCTGGACCGGGCCGCCCTGCCCGCGCCCGCCGCACGGACCGCCGACACCGTCCGGCTCCCCGGTTCGGCGCGCGAGGAGATCCTCTGCGGGCTCTTCGCCGAGCTGCTGGGCCTCGAACAGGCCGGTGCCGACGACGACTTCTTCCGGCTCGGCGGCGACAGCATCATGGCGATCCAGCTCGCCGCACGGGCGCGGGCGGCCGGACTCGTGCTCTCGCCGCACGACGTGTTCACCGTACGCACCCCGGCCCGGCTGGCCGTGCTGGCCCGTACGCCCGATGTCGACGCCCCGGCGCAGGAGGACACCGGGACCGGGCGGCTGCCCCTCACCCCGGTGATGCACTGGTGGCGCGAACAGGTCCGGGACACCGCCACGTTCACCCAGTCCATGCTGTTCCCGCTGGCGCCCGGCACCGGACTCGCGGCGATCGAGGAGGCCGTCTCCGTACTGGTCGAGCGGCACGCCGCGCTGCGGATGCGCCTGGTGCGCGAGGACGACACCGGCTGGGAGCTCCAGGTGCCCGAGGAGAGCGCGCCCGCCGACGCGGCGGCCGTCCGGGTGGCCGTGCCTGCGGACACCGATCTCCACTCCCGGGCGACGGAACTGGCCCGCACCATCACCCTCCGGCCCGAGCACGGCGAGATGGTGCGGGCGGTGTGGCTCGATCCCGGCCCCGGCCGTCCCGGCGCCCTGCTGCTGACCGTGCATCACCTGGCCGTGGACGGTTTCTCCTGGCGGGTGCTCGGGGAAGAGCTCGCCGCGGCGCTGGACCACCGCTCCGAGGGCGACGCCGCACCCGCGAAGACCGCCTCGTTCACCCGGTGGTCCCGGCTGCTGTCCCAGGAGGCCGGGCTGCGGCTCGACGAACTCCCCTGGTGGAAGCGGCAGCTGGCGGACGACACCGCCCGTCTCGCCGACGGCCGGGGTGCGGACGGACAGCGGGAGACCCTCACCTTCGACCTGGACCCCGGGCTCACCCGCAGTGTGCTCCTCACCCTGCCGGGCACCTTCAACTGCCGTCCCGACGCGGTGATGCTGACCGCCCTGACCGCGGCGGCCGTCCAGCGGCGGGGCACCGGATCCGCGCTCCTCGTCCACCTGGAGGGCCATGGGCGCGAGGTCGTCTCCGCCCAGGTCGATGTGTCCGGCACCGTCGGCTGGTTCACCACGCAGTACCCGGTCCGCCTGGACATCGGTGCCGCGTCGGTGGCGCCCGGCGGTCAGCCGGGAGAGGCCCTGAAGTGCGTCAAGGAGCAGCTGCGGGCGGTGCCCTCGGGCGGGCTCGGCTGGGGCCTGCTGCGCTACCTCAACCCGGAGACCGGCCCGGCACTCGCCGCGCTCCCGGTGCCCGATGTCCGCTTCAACTATCTGGGGCGGTTCGGCGCGGGCGACGCGGCGGGCGGGCGGCTGCTGGAGCCCGGCCCGGACGCCGTGCCGCTGGCGCACACCCTGGAGGTGGACGTGCTGGCCCGCGAGGAGAACGGCGAGCCCGTTCTGGAGGCGAGTTTCTCCTACCCGTCCGGGGTGTTCACCGAGGACGAGGTACGCGCACTGGCCGGGGCGTGGTCCGAGGCGCTCGGCGTCCTCGCGGACACGTGCGGACCGGACGGCGGAGCCGTCCACGCCCCGTCCGACTTCCCACTCGTGGACCTCACCGGTGACCAGCTCGAACTGCTCGGGCAGGACATGGACTTCGGCGATCTCGACGCCGGCTTCGACGGTGCCGGCTCCGCCGACGACGCAGGGGAGCGACGATGA
- a CDS encoding MFS transporter, translating to MGPFLLVWSGQAVSLAGSAAVRFAFIVEVWSSGGNATAVTILSLCAMLPQAVFSPIAGAIVDRIPKRTALQIADAGGLLVVGTLALLHYLGAFHAWQVYPAAVLLGVCAAFQFPALSSAVPLLVRKDQLDRTNGLLAGAKSAAGIGGPALGGLLVTLFGIGPTLLVDLASYAFALIGIRIVRFNGDRVTKDAAAPRKRITADAVEGLRYLFRVPSLRDLIVNFCVVNLVMVFGFALISPMVLMRAGNGALAAVNTSVGIGGVAGALLMAAWGGPANRGRGMMLGVVGMCLSALVVMSLVDGVTGWCLAILVGALLMTVVNASMQTIVQTKVPHEWQGRVFGAVMFLSQISVPVAMAVSGPLADHVFEPLAARGSGLFTVLGPLVGDGPGSGMAAMLLLAGIGGTGVALWGLASRSIRDIDTLLPDLDAPQEPVEQSGGQGGERDEVRA from the coding sequence ATGGGGCCCTTTCTCCTCGTCTGGTCCGGTCAGGCGGTATCCCTGGCAGGAAGCGCGGCGGTCCGGTTCGCCTTCATCGTCGAGGTGTGGTCGTCCGGCGGGAACGCGACCGCCGTCACCATCCTCTCGCTGTGCGCCATGCTGCCGCAGGCCGTGTTCAGTCCCATTGCGGGCGCAATCGTCGACCGTATACCCAAGCGCACCGCGCTCCAGATAGCCGATGCCGGCGGGCTCCTCGTGGTGGGCACGCTGGCGCTGCTCCACTACCTCGGCGCCTTCCACGCCTGGCAGGTCTATCCGGCCGCCGTACTGCTCGGCGTCTGCGCCGCCTTCCAGTTCCCGGCCCTGTCCTCGGCCGTTCCCCTCCTGGTCCGCAAGGACCAACTGGACCGCACCAACGGCCTGCTGGCAGGTGCGAAGAGTGCCGCCGGGATCGGCGGCCCCGCGCTGGGCGGTCTGCTCGTCACGCTCTTCGGGATCGGCCCGACGCTCCTGGTCGACCTGGCCAGCTACGCGTTCGCCCTCATCGGCATCCGGATCGTGCGCTTCAACGGCGACCGGGTGACGAAGGACGCCGCCGCGCCGCGCAAGCGGATCACCGCCGATGCCGTCGAGGGGCTGCGCTACCTGTTCCGGGTGCCCAGCCTGCGCGACCTGATCGTCAACTTCTGTGTCGTCAACCTCGTCATGGTCTTCGGCTTCGCCCTCATCTCGCCGATGGTGCTGATGCGGGCCGGCAACGGCGCACTCGCCGCGGTCAACACCTCGGTCGGTATCGGCGGAGTGGCCGGCGCCCTGCTGATGGCGGCCTGGGGCGGTCCCGCGAACCGGGGCCGGGGCATGATGCTCGGCGTGGTCGGCATGTGCCTGTCCGCCCTGGTGGTGATGAGCCTGGTGGACGGGGTGACCGGCTGGTGCCTGGCCATCCTGGTCGGCGCCCTGCTCATGACGGTGGTCAACGCCTCGATGCAGACGATCGTGCAGACCAAGGTCCCCCACGAATGGCAGGGCCGGGTCTTCGGCGCGGTGATGTTCCTGTCGCAGATCTCCGTGCCCGTCGCCATGGCGGTCTCCGGACCGCTCGCCGACCATGTCTTCGAACCGCTGGCCGCCCGGGGCTCCGGGCTCTTCACCGTGCTCGGTCCCCTCGTCGGCGACGGTCCGGGCAGCGGCATGGCGGCCATGTTGCTCCTCGCCGGCATCGGCGGGACCGGGGTCGCCCTCTGGGGACTCGCCAGCCGCTCGATCCGGGACATCGACACCCTGCTGCCCGACCTCGACGCGCCGCAGGAGCCCGTCGAGCAGAGCGGCGGGCAAGGAGGTGAGCGGGATGAGGTGCGTGCATGA
- a CDS encoding MupA/Atu3671 family FMN-dependent luciferase-like monooxygenase: protein MDLSVMFFGADSTTAGEARHTETYEDILAVARTADRLGFHAVWTPERHFQQVGQVFPSPPVLSAALAVATERIGIRAGSVVLPLHHPLRVAEDWAVVDNLSHGRVGLSVATGWHSKDFTLAPEQYADRRQSALETVPRLRSLWAGEPAEYPDGTGTPASVTPQPRPVQDTLPLWITTSGNPETWEAAGRLRAGVLGATVGQSRDELAEKIARYRTACAAAPDQRGTDAHGRVTLMAHTYVGTDDAEVRRMAGAPLKTYLASYVRQTAANRSADATTAGLTEEQTAMLADFAFERYLSWGSLLGSPGHCAKMLADLAELGVDEIACFIDFGIGRDDVLAGLHRLAELKENL, encoded by the coding sequence GTGGACCTCAGTGTGATGTTCTTCGGTGCGGACAGCACCACCGCCGGCGAGGCCCGGCACACCGAGACGTACGAGGACATCCTCGCCGTGGCCAGGACCGCCGACCGGCTCGGGTTCCACGCCGTCTGGACCCCCGAGCGCCACTTCCAGCAGGTGGGACAGGTCTTCCCCAGCCCGCCGGTACTCAGCGCGGCACTCGCCGTCGCCACCGAACGGATCGGGATCCGCGCGGGCAGCGTCGTCCTGCCGCTGCACCACCCGCTGCGGGTGGCGGAGGACTGGGCCGTCGTGGACAACCTCTCGCACGGGCGGGTGGGTCTGTCCGTCGCCACCGGTTGGCATTCCAAGGACTTCACGCTGGCCCCCGAGCAGTACGCGGACCGCCGGCAATCCGCCCTGGAGACCGTCCCGCGGCTGCGGTCGTTGTGGGCGGGCGAGCCCGCCGAGTACCCCGACGGCACGGGCACCCCGGCCTCCGTCACGCCCCAGCCCCGGCCCGTGCAGGACACCCTGCCGCTGTGGATCACCACCTCCGGCAACCCGGAGACCTGGGAGGCGGCCGGACGGCTGCGTGCCGGAGTGCTCGGCGCGACCGTCGGGCAGAGCCGGGACGAGCTGGCCGAGAAGATCGCCCGCTACCGCACCGCCTGCGCCGCCGCCCCCGACCAGCGGGGCACCGACGCACACGGCCGGGTCACGCTGATGGCCCACACCTACGTCGGCACCGACGACGCGGAGGTCCGCCGGATGGCGGGCGCCCCGCTCAAGACCTATCTCGCCTCGTACGTCCGCCAGACCGCGGCCAACCGTTCCGCGGACGCCACGACCGCGGGACTCACCGAGGAACAGACCGCGATGCTCGCCGACTTCGCGTTCGAGCGCTATCTGAGCTGGGGCAGCCTGCTCGGCTCCCCCGGCCACTGCGCCAAGATGCTCGCCGATCTGGCCGAGCTGGGCGTCGACGAGATCGCCTGCTTCATCGACTTCGGCATCGGACGCGACGACGTACTGGCCGGGCTGCACCGGTTGGCCGAACTGAAAGAGAACCTGTGA
- a CDS encoding amino acid adenylation domain-containing protein, translated as MRCVHELFEEQVARTPGATALIHGGERIDYAGLDAQAARLAGLLAARGIRAGDTVGVYLERSTALVVTVLGILKAGAGYVMLDPGFPAERLRAMAEDARTAVVVSARDAAPGMLDVAQVHIEDAHGAQPLPRGAVPVRPDDIACVMFTSGSTGRPKGIASSHHAITSTLTGQTFASFGHGAVWLQCAPLSWDAFALELWGPLMNGGTCVLHPGQRPEPFVMARLVAEHGITSLYLSASLFNVIVDEYPQVMDGLRELVVGGEALSAPHAARALERSPRLRLSNGYGPVECMIFLTVHPVTRAELGAGPVPIGRPLAGKRLYILDEDLRPVPDGRTGEIYAAGAGVAREYRGRPALTAERFVAAPSGERVYRTGDLGRRRADGVLEYLGRADSQVKIRGFRVEPGEVESVLARHPGIDRAAVVAHEHPAGDRQLTAYVVPHGGARQNFREAELRAYARDALADYLVPAVFLPLDALPLTPSGKLDRAALPEPGSATALAGPAAVSGTVAALCDLFSQVLRTEPVGPDDDFFSLGGHSLLAARLLGRIHSALGAEIDIRGLFEAPTPALLAPLVDAAPPAPPVAPAAPGAASGALPVSHAQHRLWFLDRIGAGAAYNLPMLVRLRGTVDPAALDDALARVADRHEVLRTVFEESDGAPVRRVLSGAAVRPPFRHLRLADEALDREIGREARHRFDLRAELPVRATLFTSQERPDEHALLVLVHHIAGDGWSLRPLFRDLSRAYEARVRGADPAGLAPLAVPYGEHARHQLDRLGSPSDAHALAARQLTYWRKELDGLPAEGPLLPRRAGRPAVPGPAAQVVVCRLDAAAHARVADSARARGATLFMALHAALATVLVRAGADEDLAIGAPVAGRAGDGSVEDVVGFFVNMLVLRTDLSGDPTAAEVLARVRETDLAAFGHQDVPFEDVVGSLNPARSPGRQPFTDVVLALQNNARAEVTLPGAEHGVEIVRTGAARFELLVDVTDSTSELGAPDGLTLTFEYRGEALEADFVQWLAHALPEALEAAASAPDTPLSRLGLTEPPRRAGESDRIAAPARPRGTAERPMTALEQEIAAVWCEVLGVPSAGPDDDFFALGGNSLRAVRAVARLGAGRPVTVAQLFAAPTVAAFAAELERAVARPEPDAASPIPRRPRVPRRPQTQTQPSRKQEEWQWTSV; from the coding sequence ATGAGGTGCGTGCATGAACTGTTCGAGGAGCAGGTGGCACGGACGCCCGGCGCGACAGCGCTGATCCACGGCGGCGAACGGATCGACTACGCCGGACTCGACGCGCAGGCGGCCCGGTTGGCGGGTCTGCTGGCCGCACGGGGCATCCGGGCCGGCGACACGGTCGGGGTGTACCTGGAGCGCTCCACCGCACTCGTCGTGACGGTGCTCGGCATCCTCAAGGCCGGAGCCGGCTACGTGATGCTGGACCCCGGCTTCCCCGCCGAACGGCTGCGCGCGATGGCCGAGGACGCGAGGACGGCCGTGGTCGTCTCGGCCCGGGACGCCGCGCCCGGGATGCTCGACGTGGCACAGGTGCACATCGAGGACGCGCACGGGGCGCAGCCGCTGCCGCGCGGCGCCGTCCCGGTCCGGCCCGACGACATCGCCTGCGTGATGTTCACCTCCGGCTCGACCGGGCGGCCGAAGGGCATCGCCTCGTCGCACCACGCAATCACGTCCACCCTCACCGGGCAGACCTTCGCGTCGTTCGGCCACGGCGCGGTCTGGCTCCAGTGCGCCCCGCTGTCGTGGGACGCGTTCGCCCTGGAGCTGTGGGGGCCGCTCATGAACGGCGGGACCTGCGTCCTGCACCCGGGGCAGCGGCCCGAACCCTTCGTGATGGCACGGCTCGTCGCCGAGCACGGCATCACCTCCCTGTACCTTTCGGCATCCCTCTTCAACGTCATCGTCGACGAGTACCCGCAGGTGATGGACGGACTGCGGGAACTCGTGGTGGGCGGCGAGGCCCTGTCCGCGCCGCACGCGGCCCGCGCCCTGGAGCGCAGTCCGCGGCTGCGGCTGAGCAACGGCTACGGGCCCGTCGAGTGCATGATCTTCCTGACCGTCCATCCGGTGACCCGCGCCGAGCTCGGCGCGGGTCCGGTGCCGATCGGCCGTCCGCTGGCGGGGAAGCGGCTGTACATCCTCGACGAGGACCTCCGTCCGGTACCGGACGGCCGCACCGGGGAGATCTACGCCGCCGGGGCGGGCGTCGCCCGCGAGTACCGGGGACGGCCCGCGCTGACCGCCGAACGCTTCGTCGCGGCCCCGTCCGGTGAGCGTGTCTACCGCACCGGCGACCTCGGGCGACGGCGTGCCGACGGAGTCCTCGAATACCTGGGCCGGGCCGACAGCCAGGTGAAGATCCGGGGCTTCCGGGTGGAGCCGGGTGAGGTCGAGAGCGTTCTGGCCCGGCACCCCGGCATCGACCGGGCGGCGGTCGTCGCCCATGAGCACCCGGCGGGCGACCGCCAGCTGACCGCGTACGTCGTACCGCACGGCGGCGCCCGGCAGAACTTCCGGGAAGCGGAGTTGCGCGCCTACGCCCGCGACGCGCTGGCCGACTACCTGGTACCGGCGGTCTTCCTGCCGCTGGACGCGCTGCCGCTGACCCCCAGCGGAAAGCTGGACCGGGCCGCCCTGCCGGAGCCCGGATCCGCGACGGCCCTCGCGGGACCGGCGGCGGTGAGCGGCACCGTGGCCGCGCTGTGCGACCTCTTCTCCCAGGTGCTGCGCACGGAGCCGGTCGGCCCGGACGACGACTTCTTCTCCCTCGGCGGCCATTCCCTGCTCGCCGCCCGGCTGCTGGGCCGGATCCACTCCGCGCTCGGCGCCGAGATCGACATCCGCGGGCTCTTCGAGGCGCCCACCCCGGCACTGCTGGCCCCGCTCGTCGACGCCGCTCCCCCGGCACCCCCCGTGGCCCCCGCCGCGCCCGGCGCCGCCTCCGGCGCGCTCCCGGTGTCGCACGCGCAGCACCGGCTGTGGTTCCTGGACCGGATCGGGGCCGGCGCCGCGTACAACCTGCCGATGCTGGTCCGGCTGCGGGGCACGGTCGACCCGGCCGCGCTGGACGACGCCCTGGCCCGGGTCGCCGACCGTCACGAAGTGCTCCGCACCGTCTTCGAGGAGTCCGACGGCGCCCCCGTACGACGGGTGCTGAGCGGGGCGGCCGTCCGGCCTCCCTTCCGTCATCTGCGGCTCGCCGATGAGGCGTTGGACCGGGAAATCGGGCGGGAGGCCCGCCACCGCTTCGACCTGCGTGCCGAACTCCCGGTACGGGCAACGCTGTTCACCAGCCAGGAGCGGCCGGACGAGCACGCGCTGCTGGTGCTGGTCCACCACATCGCCGGGGACGGGTGGTCCCTGCGGCCGCTCTTCCGTGATCTGTCACGCGCCTACGAGGCACGGGTCCGTGGTGCGGACCCGGCCGGACTCGCCCCGCTCGCCGTCCCGTACGGGGAGCACGCCCGTCACCAGCTCGACCGGCTCGGCTCACCGTCCGATGCGCACGCGCTCGCCGCCCGCCAGCTCACGTACTGGCGCAAGGAGCTGGACGGGCTGCCGGCCGAGGGTCCGCTGCTGCCCCGCCGCGCCGGGCGCCCCGCCGTACCCGGTCCGGCCGCGCAGGTCGTGGTGTGCCGGCTCGACGCGGCGGCCCACGCCCGGGTGGCCGACTCGGCCCGTGCCCGGGGCGCCACGCTCTTCATGGCCCTGCACGCCGCGCTGGCCACCGTGCTGGTACGGGCCGGCGCGGACGAGGACCTGGCGATCGGCGCACCGGTGGCCGGACGCGCCGGGGACGGCAGCGTCGAGGACGTCGTCGGGTTCTTCGTCAACATGCTGGTGCTGCGCACCGATCTCTCCGGCGACCCCACCGCGGCCGAAGTGCTCGCCCGGGTGCGGGAGACGGACCTCGCCGCGTTCGGCCACCAGGACGTGCCGTTCGAGGACGTGGTCGGCTCCCTCAACCCGGCGCGCTCCCCCGGCCGGCAGCCGTTCACCGACGTGGTCCTGGCGCTCCAGAACAACGCGCGGGCCGAGGTCACGCTGCCCGGTGCCGAGCACGGCGTCGAGATCGTGCGCACCGGCGCCGCCCGGTTCGAACTCCTGGTGGACGTCACGGACTCCACCTCGGAGCTGGGCGCACCGGACGGGCTGACGCTGACGTTCGAGTACCGCGGGGAGGCGCTGGAGGCGGACTTCGTCCAGTGGCTCGCCCACGCCCTCCCCGAGGCCCTGGAGGCGGCCGCGTCCGCCCCCGACACGCCCTTGTCACGGCTGGGTCTCACCGAGCCGCCCCGGCGGGCCGGCGAGAGCGACCGGATCGCGGCACCGGCCCGCCCCCGAGGCACCGCGGAGCGCCCGATGACCGCTCTGGAACAGGAAATCGCCGCCGTGTGGTGCGAGGTCCTCGGTGTGCCGAGCGCCGGCCCGGACGACGACTTCTTCGCACTCGGCGGCAACTCCCTGCGCGCGGTGCGCGCCGTGGCCCGGCTCGGCGCCGGCCGGCCGGTGACCGTGGCCCAGCTGTTCGCCGCGCCCACGGTCGCCGCCTTCGCCGCCGAGCTGGAACGGGCGGTCGCCCGGCCCGAGCCGGACGCCGCGTCCCCCATCCCGCGCCGCCCCCGGGTACCGCGCCGTCCGCAAACCCAGACCCAGCCCAGCAGGAAGCAGGAGGAGTGGCAGTGGACCTCAGTGTGA